caaacaaattgcGCATTGACACATTGTTACTTTCAATCACAGCTTCTTTGCAGTTCACGAGTATAGTACATCTTATCAACTggttaaagtataattttctctttgaaTGGATTATATAACATGCAATAAAGGAAATGCCCTTTATCATACACCATTGGGTTAATGCTGAGAAGATATTCATGTATCTTAATACTTCATTTTGCATCTTGAGCTTGCCTTATTAGTGGCCTCtttcacataaattttacatgtcaAAAAAGATGatgcacatacatacacacacacacacacacccacacgCATTTTTTCAGAATGTTTTATGAATCTTAAAAACATTGAATTCAAAATAAacctatatataataatataactataacaaaataaaaattcatgagtttaatatttactgtaaatatatatatatatagagcaAGTGTGTTTTTAAGTGtggaaataaattacaatatactCTTATTAGAGTATATCTATCCAAAAGCAAAATGAAGTCTTAAGAGATATGAATGCTCTTAAAACTTGAAGATGATACTGCTAAATATTATAGCGGAGCCTCGACAACAAGTTCAATATACACTACGTCATGCGAAATATTATGAAGCGAAAATATAGAGAAACGACAGAAATACACTTTTGCTAATAAGCTAAACAATTACTCACGTGAAGCAGACATTAAACAGAAAGAAGCTTTTAGCACATCTTATAGtgatttgtattttatgtaatttttattatcgaaaTGTATGGTTATCGTGGCTCAACTATAACAGTATCACAATGACACTGAACAAATTAGATAtacacttattaaaaaatgtataatctcCAAGAGTAACAGAGTAACTCCGTTATCATTAATATACAAAGTTGTTCGAAAGcctattgtaaaaatatacaaaacatacgtgTGTGACGTTTTTATGCCTGGTAAGGCCCAAATACCAAAATAGCAGTGAAATTCTTTGGAGATTCTTTAAATCGTTTTTTCACTTATCACGCACTCTTTGACGAAAAAGAATTAACGGTTTCTTTGCAATGTGTTAAGAATAGAAgcgataaaagaaagaaaaaaaatgtatgtaattgTGCATGGTTAAATGGTAACAAAATAAGGGAAAAAAATAGTGACAGCTTGTGTAATAGATCAAGTTTTATACAAGTGCAATTTTAGGCTTGTTGCAATGAAAATTTGTGTCTATCAGCTTACACAGTCTCATACTCGCGACGAATTGAGCGAGCCAGACAGCACGCAAAGACTACTCCAATCaactggaaaaaaaattgttttatagttatattttttcagatatagcTAAAATTCTTTACTTTTTAGTGTTATTAGTATAGTGCTTagataacttaaaattttctagatAAATCACATAAATGTTTCTTAAATAAGAGatcttaaaaaagatttaactttaaatttatctaaataaaaaattatttattattttatcgtaaaataataatgacaaagtgttttataaaagttttcgaGGTACTTATAGTTTTAAGATAACTTTTACATTGCGCTGTTATTTATTGATCTATGCTGATTTGTGTTATCACTTCAAAAAATTCTCCTAGAATAATTCtcctaaaataaatagtaatttgGAAATTGAAACTAATGATACAATactttattcattaatttaaataatttgaaagataaaaattctatttaaaataaagatagagataatattttaataatctaagtaaagataaaataaagacatttcttcatttagataattttataatggcaaacattgtatatgtatattattatttgtagaaataacattgtaataaattttttcttgtttattaatacaacTATTCGCATTAAAATcacaaatataactttttattataacatcaCAGTGTTAaagtgatattaaaaattcgtgattaaattaaaacttacttGTATGAGGGCTACCCCTATGCCCACTCCTCCCAGGATCATAGCATTATTTTCTATAGCAGATTGCAGTTTCGCCATACAACCATCATTGTACACGTGAATCGAATTTACATCGCATTGGCCCTGAGCAGGAATCTCTTTGCAACAGGAATCGGGAACAGTATTGTCACGGAAATTATTATGACCACGGGGCCAATCTACAGGGCCATTTATACCACAGCATTGTAactaaaatgatattttaattctcagttaattacaaattctattaacaatatacaataaaattaatataatatttattctagcTAGTAAGGACTTTTTTccttacattataatatcaacAATAACGTTTTTTCTTACAGCAATGATTAAAGATTTATACAAATCacgtacaaattatttaataaactcaCATCATGTTGCATAATATCCCATGAACGACGAATATCCGGATTAAGCTCATATTGTCGCAAGGTACCATTCAGACGATTTTCTAGCATATTAGAAACTTCTCCTCTCATCATGTAACCTGTGATTCCAGCGCCCAATTCCAAAGCAAATATTAGTAGCAGCAGGACCGAGAACTGtagtaaatcaaaattattatacatacatacatacatacatacatacatacatacatacatacacacacacacacacacacatatatatatatatatatatatatatatatatatatatatataaagtgtaaTATACAGAATATCGTGTTCTCAGTAAAGTCTTGAAATGAAAGTTTTTTGATGTAATTATGCCTCagtaaaaactttttgttatgttatataaaataaaataaaatattaaaagaaataggtCAAAATCTCATCTATTGTCATTACGGGAATGAAAAGTAATactagttttaattttaataacaattttaataacaatttttttaagccTTACCGTTATTATCATGCAATGATTTTCCTTTACAGCACCGCAGCATCCAAAGAATGATACAAGGAAGACTATGATACCGACTACTATCATTAAGAGTGGGGCTGCAAAGAACCAACTATCCACGAAATTACTGTACCCGCTGTAAACGACCAGAATAACTCCGCCCACCGAAATAAATACGATGCCGGTGATCTGAAATAATACATGAAATACTTATTGTTAATccttttatcattatatttagtaccattatatttattcattttatatacaatataacattcatatctttacatatattataatgatatgatagaaatattcatttatgtattatttgaattttatttttgtacacattATTAAACGTGATTctgaattttgttataattccgtgttttgttattataatgatAAGATATGATAAAACACAAATTATAATCTCAGTGTGAAaacaatatgaatatttttattacgaatTATATACTTGTATCACTGTAATttactattacatataattatatagttttttatttttttaggattTCGTTTCCATTATATTGATAAGATACGACAAGTACACAAATTATATTCTCTTCAATGTGAAATTTTACAATGTATGCATATCTTTAAATCGAGGATTTAAATCGAGGAAAGCAAAAACGAGCAGTAAAAATgctatgattattttaaacaactcCAAAAATagcatgttttatttttatttttagttcatTGTACGTGCTTCGCGAATTTACgtaaaattgtatgttttcTGGCATATTATATTAGCGCTTACTGCCACAAAGCGCGTGCTTCCGAATCTTCAATTAGAATCATTACATTTAAACACTATTCGAGAAACACTCTATTGTCTGTATTATCTCgcaaatacataattaacgAGAGCTTTAGAGcgctcgtcaaacttgatatTGCTCTAGAAAAATTCTTCTGCTTCCCGTTCAGGGAAAAACTCGGACGAGTTGCAATCGACACCTCGAGTAATTTAGGACGGACATTCAATACTTCTCTTCCGTGCTAATAGCTTAGCTTTGAGTGGAAAGCATGATCGCGTAAGAGCCGCATTGTTTACCAACGGGAAGCGCATAAAACTGTTATAATTACGCCGTCTTAACTTTCAGCAAAACTGCGCGAGAACGACTCTCAGGTAGATTACGAAACTCTACCGGTTCTACCGAGAATTGTATAAGAAATTCATTGTAGTATGAAAATTAGAAAGATAACATTTGCAATGCAATCTTGTCATTTGAAAACTACGAAAGAAAACTCGAGACGTATCTTTTCGTATTTCTGTACGTGTATTATCGAGATAAAGTGCAAAAGTTCCCAACGCAGAAAAAACCGGTTTTTCAAAGCCGAGCACGGAGGCTTAAGTTCAATAATTCTTTATCTACGTTACAGATAAGGCGACACCTACGCGCGAAAAGGGACAGCGAATCGTTAAACGTGACTCGTTTAccattcatttaatttattccaaGTCGTTGACACATGGAGCGTGTGAGTACCCAGGTAGCACGTCCCTCAGAAATTGAATAAtagcagtattaaattggccagtaattaaTCACTTAAAAGCAGTGTCGTTAATGcctttaatattcaaaataaataatcactgACTGATTTAATACCGctagtattaaatttttgtaaaggcTATTGGCTGATAAAACTGTTTACATATACTTCAAACCCTTTAGAAAacgcatataaaataaaaatatgctatTTGGATAACGCTTTCATATACGTGCGCTTTTTCATGTCGttacatatagaaaaaaaatgttctcgTGCTAAGAAAAGTAATTACTCTATTTTTAGTCTTCTTCTTTTAAGTAACGATTATCCTtgcaaagaatatatatttttaataatggttttaaaatatactcgtCATTTACTTGAAACAAGTAATTTTACGTAAGGTAAACTTGTGCGTAAACACAGAACAATGTATACTGGAATTGAGTATTATtagtacttaaaaaattttatttttcatattcgCGCATGTAACACAAGCTCATCATAGGAAcaaatttgttgaaaatatattcttaatcctaataaacataattctttaatttgaagaatattaagttaaaatagaaatatatattcaatttgcttattattttgacttttctacgatacaattttgtaacattcttcaaaaaaaaaatatctttttctatagtataacataataaatttttctacaatttgtGACgagtatatttcaaaataatattctttgttgAAAATAACCGTCATTCTCGCCAGAAGAGCAAGAGTGAACTGAACTAACTATAATCGCTTTTCCCGGCAGCGTTTTTCTGGCTTGTGGAAGGATTGGTTCTACCGAGGCGCGCAACCGGCGAAAGGAATTCGTCGACGAACGGCGGCCCGTTCCCGTTGCCGGATCTGTCTAAATAAAGACATCTCTCTCTCCGGCGTGCACGGGAGCCGACGTTCTACGGCACAGGCCGCCGCACCcggggagaaagaaaaaaaaaaaaaaaaagaaaaggcgCACGCGACTGCAACATCGTCGCGACGCTAGGAAGACTACGTCGTCGCTCGTCGCCGCTCGACGACGAAGATTATAGGCCTCTCTCCCCCTTGGTATCTATGTGGTTACCTACGTGTCTTTCACCTACGGCTCACCTACGTTACGCGCGACCGTAGTGTAGGCCTCCGAGGCGAACGCGAAGCCGAGCAGGCCGACCAGACCGGTCGATTCGCGCTCGCCCTCGAGCGATGCCGAGCCGAGCCGAGACGACGGCGGCGCGCGTACGCTAACAGGTGACTCCGCTACACGATGAACTTTACGTATGAATCTATTGAAAAGTTTCAGCAACGGGGACGTGCCCAACGCGCGACGATCCATACGATCTGGAGTGTCCTAGAAAGCGAGGTGTAGAACACGAGGGGATGCGCGTACGCGCTTCTTCCCCTGTGAACTTTTAAGCCTATAGCTTCTAAGAGCTCACTAAGGGTCAATGAAAGGTCCCGTTGCGCTCCCCAAACGCAGCCTCGGGCCCAGTTACCACCAATGTGTAGCTTAAGTTTAAAACTCGATCTAACTTACTtcctatctttttctaattctaaaaatcagaagatttactaaaagtaaattaaatttaacaggtTTAAATTTAAGCTGCATCGGTGCAATCGGGCTTAAGGCTACCTTCAGGGAGTGCACTATCAGCGCTTATTGCGTTGCTCTATTTACATTGTCATTCATTAGAcgtaaaataaagatagaacgaCCCAATAGCGCTAATAACGCGCTCGAATGCAGAGCCTGGGGATGTCATTGAAAGAAAGCGGTGGGTTATTCTATCAGGAGTTTTAGCCCTGCGTCCGCAATCGTATTTTTACTCCCTTTGTCTGCAAACTGGGTCTTCTTTGTCTGCGGCGCAAGTTCCTTTACTGTTTCAggcctttaaaaaaaaatctacttttATAACATATCTGTTATCAGTTTtctaccttaaaaaaaaaaaaaaaaaaaatttgaaatgttgaaaccttttttatttaataaaaattaaagttcgAGTAGTTAAATTTGTGAGAATGGAATTTCGCTTTTGCCAGAAGGGACCCCAGACAATTGCGGACGAAGgattaatttgataatcaAGACTCGGAAAGTTTGAGAAACGAACAACGATCGTGTCCCCTCGTCGGAAAACGAAATCAACTTGGAATATCGCAGGGAACAAAGCCACCCGTCGTCGTGCTCGTATTTCTTCTGAATGCGCGCTGTTTATAAACGCGGTCGCTGCGCTGGCATTTCACGCTGGACGGATCATTAAACGGTTACAATAAGGGACGCGCACGACACAGACAACCCGCCCCTGCCTATCTATCCTTCGCAGCGTTGTTTTTGTGTCCTAGATCCTCCCGACCGCCTGTACGGCGACGGCGTTTTACGTATGCgagcgtctctctctctctctctctctctctctcctggAACGGAGCGTGGCTTTTGGTTTAGTTTCGCCCCAGCCCCTTAAATAAACTCGTCCCTCCTTCCGTCAACGTAATCGAAACGCCATTCCTTTGTTACCATTCGCATTTCGGTCGAAAGGCGACAAAAACCAACCACCgacttgaataaatttttttattcaatcgtTTGTCAGTATCGATGTCTTTTACGCGGAAGAAAAAACTTTCCGCCGAAATATCTGAAGTTAACCAGACGCGTATACAAAAATAGCTTTGTTCGACTATGAAAGATAATTATGCGGGACACTCGAGCAGTGATGATAGTAGCGCTGCAAAAGAGTTCGTCTTTCTAGCAAACAGGTTTGGGGCGTcctagattattattttgatggcccgaattatttttagatccaCGCAgctaaagttttaaataaataaacccGCGGCAAAACCGCGTAAAAAGTCGTAAAACGTTTGTTTACATCATCTTACTGCTATAATTACTCGTCTCGCACATCGCtgcaaaagataaaagataaaaaaaaaaacgatgttCTGTCGGATAAAAAGACCGCTGGAGAAAAGGACATGCCAACGTTACGACGGCAAAGATTGCAGATCTCGATTACGTCGGGTCTCTGGAATTTCGGCCTTGAATTATTTCCTTACGCGATACGATGTTGCACGTATTTTGCAACATATTATACAAGTTCGATATACGTAATGGtgtcgcgctcgcgcgcgcacgactACGCTGGACAGGTGAACTCTAGATTACGTTAAACGCAAAAGGAGACGGgtgagagggaggagggagagggaagGAGGGGTGAGGTATCGATCGCTTCATCCATAACGCTTACACACCGAGGTTCTGGAGCACATAAGCACCACAAAGTTTCCCTCGAAATGATACCCTCGTACTTACATCATTTATTCAGAAACGCGATACGGTTTCGGTCACGCCATGCAATATCGATTAGATTATTATTGTCATTAGATAATAGATTATCGGCACCGGACGGGGTGCCGCGTGGACGGCGCGTCGGTGCCGGGTGCGGtgggaaaatttttttttttctaaaaaaaaacgaacaaaACGACGGCACGGACGACAGAGAGAGGATCTCCCCCCTCGCCGTCGGGCACAGTCGTGCGTAATATCGATCCGATACGCCCAAGATTGCACCGTGTCAACGTAACCATAAGGAACCTTCGTCGCGGGAGAGAACACGCCGACACACATCGATGACGATTAAGGCTGGGATCTACTCGACGCTACAAACCTCCTCGAGCATCACTTTTTCGATTGATCAATAAGATGCTTCGGAGCTTCGTAACTCGAGTGGACCCAAGAAGGCTGTTAATCTATACACCTATCACGTTTTAATTGCAGTCagaagggaggaggaggagagacaTCGTCTGCTCTATCATCGGACAAACATATCGCGTTCGCGGAAGGTTCAGGTCGCGTCGACTCCCCGGGTCGAGCTTGCTCTGGCTGTAAGCGATCGCGTTGATAGACGCCGGATTGGCATATAGGCAGACGTAGGACAGTCTTCGATCGGCGACTTCGATTCATTTACCGTTCGGACGAATTACAGTCCGGTCGTTCGGCAAAACAACAAAACAAAAACGATCGAGATAAAAACTCTCGTGGAAAGTTTCACGTTCCACCAGACGATCGAGATAATCCGACGTCACCGACGTCAGTTGAATCGTGCGCGACTCGAAAGATAGCGGAAGAAAAGTCTCGCTTTCCGCGAACGGATTCGCGGAATCCGTGATCCAATGATTCATCGGCGTTCGCCAGCGACGTTGCCGAGTCGCCGTCTATGTCGGAACAGGCGGAACTCGTGACGGGAGATCGGCGATCCCCGGATGCTCTCTCCCGGTCACGGGGGGGGCTTGACCGATATGTGTGTAACAAAGCCCCGGCGCCGTGCGCTGGACgggcgcgacgcgacgcggggCGACGCGACGCCGAGACGCTGACGCCGACGCGACGGCGGTCAGGATAGCGGAACGGAGAGAATGACGCGGCGTCGGCGTCGATGCCCCCTTACGACATCGCGTTTCTCCTGCCATCCCCCGTTCCCGGTTTGAACTCCCGTTACTCACCGCGAATATCAGGTTGAAGAGGAACAGCAGGTACTTGACGCAAGCCATGCCGCCGGACACCATTTTTGCACACTCTCACTGCGTGTACCGGGCTTCGTATGAGATCACTGAATTGCGTGTAAATACGCGAATACTACACAGCGCGGAGAGAAGTTGTGCAACGTGCGGCTCCTCGGCACACGCAGCAGCTGCACGCGGAAGTGCGGGGAATCACCACTGCGGTTTGCTTCTTCTCGCCGTTTTGTCGCCTCTGACTCGCCGCCTtctttctctatctatctttctctctctctctttctttgccGCTCCTCCGTACGTCAACGACCCCGAACTCCAAACACGGGATGCTCGCGCGTCGACTGTTCGTCGTCAAATGCACCATGCACCGGACAATGTATTTTTGTTGTTGCGCGGTATACACTGGCGATGCGCGCGCACTCGCCAGGGCAGGTTCGCACTCGCGTCGCGCCGGGCCACGTGCTTCTcctttctccttctttccgcGACAAGAagctgaattaaaattttgcaattgaaattttaacgtcgcgtaaaataaaataaaaaaaactcgcGTGATGCGTGCGCACGTCACACGCGTTTCCGCTTTCCGAATCCACTTCGTTGAAATCAATTGTGGCGGAACGAATGTTAGCttcagaattttaataataacgcCGCAAACGGAAAGTTTACGCTCGTGGCGTCTATTGTTACAAATGATGCTACAATAATAAGCGCCGTGCGTAtcgttatatacatatataatccTTCTACTTTACATCCGACCTTGATTCCTTCGGCTCCTATACTGCTTATGCAACATATAAGGCAAAACCTGTCtcatgattattattattcgtcTCTCGTGACCGTCGTCACGTCCGCTCGTCGATGATCGATTGCCTCGTCATCTACGTCCCGAGTGCTACGAGCCTGTGCGTAACGCGGTGCACCTCTCCGTCCAACGCAACGCGAAgcgacgcgacgcgcgacgcgacggcgTTGCACTCCGGGTGGCGGCGgcgtggcggcggcggcggcggcggcgacggcgccGGTGTCATGGCGAGCCTAGCTCGTGTGATCGACGACTCGACCGCGTAGACCGCGTGGTCCGCTTAATGCGTGATGCATCCTTCTTCTCCGCACGTCCTTGATTCCCTTGCGGACGACGGCTAACGTCGGTCGCGGGCGACGAGACTCGGGTGCAGTTGCAGCTGAAACTCGCAGTCTCTCCCGCCGCGTAACGACACCCGATATGCCCCCCTTTTCATTTTCGGCGCCTCAAGACGACCGACTTCCGACTTCTGGGTCGATCGGACCCCACGACAATTGGGCGTGTCCCGAAATGTATACCGGCGATACCGAAAATCTATAGCACGCGCAACGTACTggactatagattttcaatattttcagtagcgtaatatattttcagcTCTGCGACACGACCAACTTCCGACACTTCTGTTGATTGGATATGGTGATCCGATGACAATAATGGGTGTGTCCCGAAATGTACCGGCGGTAACGTAACATGAATTATAGATTTTCTAATCtataatttactatacttttagcaCTATCCGTACTTGAGAATGCATTCATCGTATTACGTCAGTTGCTAACCAAACAGTCTGGAATTGATCGTACATCATAGTCGAAAATTAAAAGGTAAAAGTATTCATGAAATCAAACCGATGGaccttataatattaaaaatagttatgTTGAATATACAGAATGACgataaaaaagtttgtaaaGTTAAGGCACCAATGTATTcataatcgattttttttgcaaGATCGTCTTAAACTAATGTTTCA
This sequence is a window from Monomorium pharaonis isolate MP-MQ-018 chromosome 3, ASM1337386v2, whole genome shotgun sequence. Protein-coding genes within it:
- the LOC105837161 gene encoding CD63 antigen — protein: MVSGGMACVKYLLFLFNLIFAITGIVFISVGGVILVVYSGYSNFVDSWFFAAPLLMIVVGIIVFLVSFFGCCGAVKENHCMIITFSVLLLLIFALELGAGITGYMMRGEVSNMLENRLNGTLRQYELNPDIRRSWDIMQHDLQCCGINGPVDWPRGHNNFRDNTVPDSCCKEIPAQGQCDVNSIHVYNDGCMAKLQSAIENNAMILGGVGIGVALIQLIGVVFACCLARSIRREYETVETTAH